From one Micromonospora siamensis genomic stretch:
- a CDS encoding aldo/keto reductase, producing the protein MVLAWLMGGDVPAIPLGGASSVAQLEESLAAVDLDLTAEQRARLDTAG; encoded by the coding sequence GTGGTGCTGGCCTGGCTGATGGGCGGGGACGTGCCGGCGATCCCGCTGGGGGGCGCCTCGTCGGTGGCGCAGCTCGAGGAGAGCCTCGCCGCGGTGGACCTGGACCTCACCGCCGAGCAGCGCGCCCGGCTGGACACGGCGGGCTGA